The Pedosphaera parvula Ellin514 genome includes a region encoding these proteins:
- a CDS encoding MBG domain-containing protein, translating into MKIRSILSLLAAVFTLMFAWQVVAQTNSPTVVTDQEDYAPGSTVYITATGFSPNEIVQLRVLHVGDDGDGDNTNSPAHQPWQATADDTGSFQTTWLVPADQDELGATLQLTATGLASGLIAQAIFTDGPFATLTVGPQASPVNAGQSTTFLITLGGKSGGNSVNINLSVTNLPAGATGVFSPNNFSSASSSTTSTLTITTTALTPASVTNFTVTESTSLLSGTGTLTVSAGAATMVRVETKANGTGTLVPAQAFGLGTSALTVYAISRDSQSNFVANVAATAWTLQNVTGGVVSGDLVPSADKKSATFTPNHAGTATIHATSGALTTTDSGTLTVNKATPTITWTNPAAITYGTSLSSTQLNATATVPGTFSYTPPAGTILGVGNQNLSVTFTPTDTTDYNTATATATATVSKAVLTVTANNASRSYGSANPSFTASYSGFVNGETLGTSGVTGSPALTTTATTNSSVSGSPYIITAAAGSLVSSNYSFTFANGQLTLTKAALTVTANNATRAYGSADPVFTASYSGFLNGETLGTSGITGSPALTTTATTNSPVSGSPYTITASAGTLSSGNYSFTFANGQLSVTKANSTISVATSANPSPTGSNVTLTTTIATTALNVTAPSGSVQFKSDGSPLGSPVTIGGGIASITSAALSHGSHTITAEYAGDSNFSGSTNNLAAQLVINISPVTRAFSLAANQDSPASFSLSKLLKTVFDADADVIALSSLSATSANGGSITLNNQVITYNPPAGSTNSDSFTYVVNDGQGASATGTVTVTIKGSGPTQPAQNITGFAILGNGHAVTKFAGIPGRDYTVQASTNLINWLNIGSATAGTNGQFQFEDANAPSFPSRYYRTIP; encoded by the coding sequence ATGAAAATTAGAAGCATTTTGTCCCTGTTAGCTGCCGTTTTTACCTTGATGTTTGCCTGGCAGGTTGTCGCGCAAACCAACTCGCCGACCGTGGTGACAGATCAAGAGGATTATGCGCCGGGCTCAACCGTTTATATTACTGCCACCGGATTTTCTCCCAACGAAATTGTTCAGCTGCGTGTCTTGCATGTAGGCGATGATGGTGATGGTGACAACACCAACAGCCCTGCCCACCAGCCATGGCAGGCTACGGCGGATGATACCGGAAGCTTTCAAACTACCTGGCTTGTCCCCGCGGACCAGGATGAACTAGGTGCTACGCTCCAACTGACCGCCACTGGATTGGCATCCGGGCTGATTGCGCAGGCCATCTTTACCGACGGACCTTTCGCCACGCTTACCGTTGGCCCCCAAGCTTCACCTGTCAACGCCGGCCAGAGTACAACCTTTCTGATTACTCTTGGTGGCAAATCCGGAGGCAACTCTGTTAATATTAATTTATCCGTCACGAATCTGCCTGCTGGAGCCACCGGAGTTTTTAGCCCCAACAATTTTTCGTCAGCAAGCAGTTCAACAACATCCACACTTACCATCACGACGACAGCTTTAACCCCGGCCAGTGTCACCAACTTCACCGTGACCGAAAGCACATCGCTTCTATCCGGTACCGGAACTTTGACTGTTTCTGCCGGTGCAGCAACAATGGTGCGGGTGGAAACAAAGGCCAATGGCACAGGTACTCTCGTGCCTGCCCAAGCTTTTGGACTTGGCACCAGTGCTTTGACCGTTTACGCGATCTCACGTGATTCACAAAGCAATTTTGTTGCGAATGTGGCCGCAACTGCTTGGACGCTGCAAAATGTCACAGGTGGTGTGGTAAGTGGCGATCTGGTGCCGTCGGCTGATAAGAAGAGCGCAACTTTTACGCCAAACCATGCCGGGACTGCAACCATCCATGCGACTTCAGGCGCCCTCACAACAACTGATTCCGGCACGCTGACAGTAAACAAAGCGACTCCAACGATTACCTGGACAAATCCCGCGGCAATCACCTATGGGACGTCTTTGAGCTCTACTCAACTCAACGCCACCGCCACCGTGCCGGGGACATTTAGTTACACCCCACCGGCTGGAACGATCCTCGGGGTCGGGAACCAAAATCTGTCGGTTACATTTACCCCCACAGATACCACCGACTATAATACCGCGACCGCAACGGCAACCGCCACGGTCAGCAAGGCGGTGCTCACGGTCACGGCCAACAATGCCAGTCGCAGCTATGGCTCCGCCAATCCCTCCTTCACCGCCAGCTATTCGGGATTTGTGAATGGTGAAACCCTGGGCACCAGTGGAGTAACGGGCAGCCCAGCCCTCACCACGACGGCCACGACCAACAGCTCTGTTTCAGGCAGTCCGTATATTATTACTGCGGCGGCAGGTTCGCTTGTTTCAAGCAACTACAGTTTCACCTTTGCCAATGGGCAGTTGACGTTGACAAAAGCCGCACTCACAGTCACTGCGAACAATGCGACGCGGGCCTATGGGTCGGCCGATCCTGTTTTCACCGCGAGCTATTCGGGCTTTTTGAATGGTGAAACCCTGGGCACCAGTGGTATAACCGGGAGCCCAGCCCTCACCACGACCGCGACAACGAACAGTCCTGTTTCGGGCAGCCCTTACACAATTACAGCTTCAGCAGGCACCTTGAGTTCCGGCAACTACAGTTTCACCTTTGCCAATGGACAATTGTCAGTGACCAAAGCCAACTCGACAATAAGCGTTGCCACTTCAGCCAATCCGTCGCCAACCGGTTCCAATGTCACACTCACGACCACCATTGCTACCACTGCCTTAAACGTGACCGCACCTTCAGGTTCAGTTCAGTTCAAGTCGGATGGCTCACCATTGGGTTCGCCGGTCACTATTGGTGGCGGTATTGCAAGCATCACTTCTGCAGCCCTGTCCCATGGTTCCCATACCATCACCGCTGAATACGCAGGGGACTCAAACTTCTCGGGCAGCACCAATAATCTGGCTGCCCAACTGGTAATCAACATTTCTCCTGTCACCCGCGCTTTTTCCTTGGCCGCTAACCAGGATAGCCCGGCAAGTTTCTCTCTCAGCAAATTGCTCAAAACTGTTTTTGATGCAGATGCAGATGTAATTGCTCTTTCGAGTCTGAGCGCTACGAGCGCCAACGGAGGTTCGATCACACTGAACAACCAGGTAATCACCTACAATCCGCCTGCCGGTTCCACCAACTCTGATTCATTTACCTATGTCGTGAATGATGGCCAAGGTGCTTCCGCAACCGGAACAGTGACCGTCACCATCAAAGGTTCCGGTCCTACTCAGCCAGCCCAAAACATCACTGGCTTCGCCATATTGGGTAATGGACATGCGGTGACCAAATTTGCCGGCATACCCGGACGCGATTATACGGTCCAGGCATCAACGAACCTGATCAATTGGCTTAACATCGGTTCAGCAACCGCAGGAACCAATGGTCAGTTCCAGTTTGAAGATGCCAACGCGCCAAGCTTTCCCTCGCGCTACTATCGCACGATTCCTTGA
- a CDS encoding ComEC/Rec2 family competence protein encodes MRIKSLTTLALGFAGVLTCQAGLNDHKLDIYWVDVEGGGGTLIVTPNNESVLIDTGMPGGRDAGRIHDVATKIAGLKKIDYLITTHLHIDHFGGAAELSKLMPIGTVYNNGIPDHNPDNNPQDTRFPLLIKPYQEMQVDARQIIKPDQIIPLHQSTEPDTAKLTLRCIAAKQAFTKEIPKNPQNETICAGSKTHEKDITDNANSIVMLLSFGNFRFFDGGDLTWNLESQLVCPANLVGNVDVYQVDHHGLDMSNNPLLLRSLSPTISVMSNGTTKGCEKETFATLKSIPSIKAMYQIHRNLRADSENNTSNEYIANLEEHCSGNYIKLSVDSDGKNYTISIPAKGHSAKYKTASNH; translated from the coding sequence ATGAGAATCAAATCTTTGACAACATTGGCTCTCGGTTTTGCAGGTGTTTTGACCTGCCAGGCCGGGTTGAACGATCACAAACTGGATATCTATTGGGTGGATGTGGAGGGCGGCGGCGGTACTCTGATTGTAACCCCCAACAATGAATCGGTTTTAATCGATACAGGCATGCCTGGTGGAAGAGATGCCGGGCGCATTCACGACGTAGCCACCAAAATCGCCGGTTTGAAAAAGATTGATTATCTCATTACAACTCACCTGCACATTGACCATTTTGGTGGCGCGGCCGAGCTTTCCAAATTGATGCCCATCGGAACAGTTTACAACAATGGAATCCCTGATCACAATCCAGACAATAATCCGCAGGACACACGTTTTCCACTGCTTATCAAGCCGTATCAGGAAATGCAGGTGGATGCGCGCCAGATCATAAAACCTGATCAAATTATTCCGCTCCATCAATCCACTGAACCGGATACAGCAAAGTTAACTCTTCGCTGCATCGCCGCAAAACAGGCTTTCACAAAAGAAATTCCGAAAAATCCCCAAAATGAAACCATCTGTGCCGGATCCAAGACTCACGAAAAGGACATTACGGATAATGCCAACAGCATTGTCATGTTATTGAGCTTTGGGAATTTTCGTTTCTTTGATGGTGGTGACCTTACCTGGAATCTCGAGAGTCAGTTGGTTTGTCCAGCCAACCTGGTGGGCAACGTGGATGTTTACCAGGTGGATCACCATGGTTTGGACATGAGCAATAATCCCCTGCTGCTCCGCAGTCTCTCACCCACCATCAGTGTAATGAGTAACGGCACCACCAAGGGGTGTGAAAAGGAAACCTTCGCAACTTTGAAGTCGATTCCTTCAATCAAGGCGATGTATCAAATTCACCGTAATCTGCGGGCAGATTCTGAAAACAATACTTCCAACGAATACATTGCAAATCTCGAAGAGCATTGCAGCGGCAATTACATCAAACTTTCCGTTGACTCTGACGGAAAGAATTACACCATTTCCATTCCCGCCAAGGGGCACTCAGCGAAATACAAAACCGCCTCAAATCACTAA